A part of Ursus arctos isolate Adak ecotype North America chromosome X, UrsArc2.0, whole genome shotgun sequence genomic DNA contains:
- the RPA4 gene encoding replication protein A 30 kDa subunit produces MSNNGFVSYGSVSAVGGAIGSNDQPFQGGAAPATKAPRSRVRIQDIIPCCVNQLLTSTLVDNVFKIRGIQVSQASVVGIIRKVERASNYILYRIDDMTTKPIEVRQWLGRNKAKQGMSLLPVGVYVKVIGILKCFEEVKGLEVLNIRVLEDMNEFTTHILETVNAHMMLDKAHQVASGPSEPVVPSKIDEVQKHGEYHHLDFIHKEVLRLIHECPRQEGKSVHELQTQLHSLSDRAIKQALEYLIVEGYIYPTVDEEHFKSAD; encoded by the coding sequence ATGAGTAATAATGGTTTTGTTAGCTATGGCAGCGTCTCTGCTGTGGGTGGAGCTATTGGAAGCAATGATCAGCCATTTCAGGGTGGTGCAGCTCCTGCTACTAAGGCCCCAAGATCCAGGGTCCGAATCCAGGATATTATACCTTGTTGTGTAAACCAGCTGCTCACCTCCACCCTGGTTGACAATGTCTTCAAGATTAGGGGAATTCAAGTGTCCCAGGCCTCTGTTGTGGGGATAATCAGAAAGGTAGAGAGGGCTTCCAACTACATTCTTTACAGAATTGATGATATGACCACCAAGCCTATTGAGGTCCGCCAGTGGCTcggaagaaataaagcaaaacaggGGATGTCGCTTCTTCCAGTGGGAGTATATGTCAAAGTGATCGGTATCCTCAAATGTTTTGAAGAAGTAAAGGGCCTCGAGGTATTGAATATCCGAGTCCTGGAGGACATGAATGAGTTCACCACACATATTCTGGAAACAGTCAATGCACATATGATGCTGGATAAAGCCCACCAAGTGGCCTCTGGGCCCAGTGAGCCTGTTGTCCCATCAAAAATAGATGAGGTCCAGAAACATGGGGAGTACCACCACCTCGACTTCATCCACAAGGAAGTTCTGCGTTTGATCCATGAATGTCCTCGACAGGAAGGGAAAAGTGTACATGAGCTCCAGACCCAGCTTCACAGCCTGAGCGACAGGGCCATCAAGCAAGCCCTTGAGTATCTGATCGTTGAGGGCTACATCTACCCCACTGTGGACGAAGAGCATTTTAAATCTGCTGATTGA